A window from Kluyveromyces lactis strain NRRL Y-1140 chromosome E complete sequence encodes these proteins:
- the IME1 gene encoding transcription factor IME1 (similar to uniprot|P21190 Saccharomyces cerevisiae YJR094C IME1 Master regulator of meiosis that is active only during meiotic events, activates transcription of early meiotic genes through interaction with Ume6p, degraded by the 26S proteasome following phosphorylation by Ime2p), producing the protein MHCELDISSYLKLDDLQECGVNMEWHGELALSDLEDDVSLDFHEKHVISRHDLQPRSIHMPSMIHTQPVHLIHVHNLKFLQTSFEEEDEQRIICSSSTPPSLADTRHSSVFSSTRSINVLLEEDEQDLDNDLQCMAPVKKKQQRALVAPIMFSSSSSKKDSVVSEKDQFVYTLTNKLLPYFGYFLADSNDLDYFDKIRFQEIDYKFSKTYF; encoded by the coding sequence ATGCACTGCGAGCTGGATATTTCTAGCTATTTGAAACTGGACGACCTGCAAGAATGTGGAGTTAACATGGAATGGCATGGTGAATTGGCACTTTCTGATCTCGAAGATGATGTAAGCCTTGATTTTCATGAGAAGCATGTTATCAGTCGACACGATTTACAGCCAAGGTCCATCCATATGCCGTCGATGATCCATACTCAGCCTGTCCATTTGATTCACGTTcacaatttgaaatttttaCAGACgagttttgaagaagaagatgaacaGAGAAttatttgttcttcttctacacCACCTTCACTGGCTGACACAAGACACAGTTCTGTTTTCTCTTCTACAAGAAGTATCAACGTGTTACTGGAAGAAGACGAGCAAGATTTGGACAATGACTTGCAGTGCATGGCTCCagtgaagaaaaaacagCAACGTGCATTGGTGGCACCCATCATGTTctcctcttcatcttcaaagaaagattcGGTCGTTTCGGAAAAGGATCAGTTTGTTTACACGCTAACTAACAAGTTACTACCTTATTTTGGGTATTTCTTGGCTGATTCTAACGATTTGGATTATTTCGATAAGATTAGattccaagaaattgattaCAAGTTCTCCAAGACGTATTTTTGA